In Archocentrus centrarchus isolate MPI-CPG fArcCen1 chromosome 16, fArcCen1, whole genome shotgun sequence, a single window of DNA contains:
- the znf576.1 gene encoding zinc finger protein 576, tandem duplicate 1 isoform X1, whose protein sequence is MQTTNQTRSGSDPVTTATVEPPRDTEAQPAQTEPDAQEDSEAAAPADAKKVITPEESEMRLQTAETSSKVGMDMDAAAKSAVPETNTNPGCDGQKVKKQEKAGSDGRKYVPSKKAMIDPLKMDMSKPLVMPLTSSQLSLQCMECHIIFSDHKSKERHLKLSHPAEYEQCILRNALFACYVCDRHFTNSTELMVHQKAHTEKKPFKCPICSQAFKKSSELTVHKKIHFGQDGYACTDCGKPCKTLTLLKYHRRTHTGERPYICKECGKRFTMSKALQRHLVLHFPEGAEGDGGDTTAKAQPRKNDGATATKYSCSVCKATFKSSRTRLHHMKTKHNVLAAASNALPEGQQVKQSTPIITPISICQPALLQVEPNGPLQKVDANIDTEQIRKLIESLGNVQKVNQVVILGQVPPHAPPLEVQQIPQVVQPVNVHLSPPQIDYIGLKQTDSKTGESDPPNNPYDPMEQTIILEPITPDGQLENPSFSELSSHIAVGINTELTLIPAEQTERTEAEAMHQILQQPEVGALPSNPLEQMVCQNEVDDLKQNLVILELTPALIPTEELEQSQTVPQIEIPSSSLVPTTELETPDKAAEQTVLDEQEASLSVPPLMPTVELERTSLQPEEQDLSSCPVVQPDTLTQAASESKIDSNKVFDSQMQTVGSDQLHAVIDPGTQEGTQKNAEEEPPEKLLVESKNSLSESENPPAKEEVLSQLQSKKVAKISELPINVMSAQELVKVRKRKPARAFIFQGYMQDLVGSIYQDDFEIDAKPAKRQRTKKTHLVVKFGPQSKEKKNKKQKKPSQQRQPMEEEATRSKTPPKKVTEKKVPSQKKGRKGKKEKTVESVLPTAEIKSPLLVQVPQVDQIKEDTKKNKMKKQNKVAKVQGVVPHISKHKTVASSMLTKKKQAKIMQKDQPKNAKDGKVKKDMAKGRKVKKADASGSNIKQDSLLLLKGHKQPQLKVYKLDPSKASSQASEASPYESQTISHQTNNNLEHPTSESTGNITAEGKKKGGRPKKNQKALSLMSSLQLSQQPPEPLPTKPKTTRKRKASSKVETEGVITSHSKRALECKDCGERFSEVSSLQKHKATVHIIESPSLTYTNGNIFEGVSTLDLYQLSKENEKVVGVMNAAIDWDTEPEMGENALEERERSVSFPALIPSPSLPIPPPDVEVNLYEDKSGSKTEDDNPSHKSPIIHSPSDQIKHCKALPDFTPESCLSTSTQTKTSETGKPSPSDDERLEEGTPRNLISKCEVQGTTDEDIKEDFLLEVDLVTVGDQNEKDDPASHDDTVPQNESNASCNSEGRSTDKGPNQVSPDTTEKGLISQTVSCSTHQVEIKEEEEEMLVQKQKGEGKGAVMRNAARGRRRGTGRLKRNIPSKRVSAGEPPKGSEKQQDYCQVVYEKLLITSDSEMIDCEISKKTSQPESSPEFEVNKATAPTALLPSIPLVLEESPEYQVVFELESVTTSVGEVMNERGLHGGAEQDKETDQSPGLILEKFLTSRQRAAAEKDLMARDNQEQHVGCITENDVQVLGNEEIKVEENSSNPPLTVSTSQSRQSHRDIRTVLVKEESGFMLNDAPATPGSRHIQWNVEPLSENTVIPSVEIGERTTDCRILPEFNTNQCIFYPVKEEEKEVLVGSAESSRNPEGSNNANETESQTADCDMHEGSHSAPEYQETRVKGILSDPGVISDFEDRRAVSDSEWQHPSDLRDFLLQSSDEEDTAGFELSDPQLDSETEVMAYFYKNSTVSPQQPAHTSQSLPMSVIQPNTPRDDNRTREPIDYFSKYFGWDTWVEIANCTNKLSNMPNAVTAREVARFVGIHIAMGTLKFPSVKLYWEDLTKVPLIAEAMPLSRFLELSRMLKLTSTKYPANTNAHEGTCDSDQSGDKANGSNSSQKQTDPLWKVQPLLCRFKAGCLSLRREGDYAVDQYPIPLTGKVHNAKPSLYSTALIGFGGLLLHVDFKVDLSDKEDAVEKMVPKGSMVFLCKQELSTPVMLERLLGAGVHGAGRVGGARGQIGDEFVSSDGKLMLRRSHCGFILSTAGNGQKSAASLIENFEKAQMSARLNRDLKNLYSIPLTASAPSCWPQAVLWHLTDLALVNSWLLYRQDFRAATAPLTLMAFRLEVSKALIFSSSSETQDSVPPQPPAEEAHTTNETRSPILVEESPLPDAATRYDGSGHWPEQLGEGEGGRCRFGDCQRTSRVLCLKCCVFLCISRNHNCFLNFHNQGSLEKE, encoded by the exons CGTCTCAGCTTTCCCTGCAGTGCATGGAGTGCCATATAATCTTCAGTGATCACAAGAGCAAAGAGCGTCACCTCAAGTTAAGCCACCCAGCAGAATATGAACAGTGCATACTGAGGAACGCCCTGTTTGCCTGTTATGTTTGTGATCGGCATTTCACAAACTCCACAGAGCTCATGGTCCACCAGAAAGCCCACACAGAGAAGAAACCTTTCAAGTGTCCGATCTGCAGTCAGGCCTTCAAAAAGTCATCAGAGCTGACAGTTcataaaaaaattcattttgGCCAGGATGGTTATGCCTGCACTGACTGTGGCAAACCTTGCAAAACGCTGACATTGCTGAAGTATCACCGGCGcacacacactggagagagGCCTTATATTTGCAAGGAGTGTGGAAAGAGGTTCACCATGTCCAAAGCTCTGCAGAGACATTTGGTATTACACTTTCCAGAGGGAGCTGAAGGAGATGGGGGAGACACCACAGCTAAAGCACAACCGAGGAAAAATGACG GTGCCACTGCAACAAAATATTCTTGTTCTGTATGCAAGGCCACTTTCAAGAGTTCCAGGACACGTCTGCATCACATGAAAACTAAGCACAATGTGTTGGCTGCGGCCAGTAATGCTCTTCCAGAAGGACAGCAAGTGAAACAGAGTACCCCCATTATAACTCCAATATCCATCTGCCAGCCAGCACTACTACAGGTGGAACCTAATGGACCTCTGCAAAAAGTTGATGCCAATATTGACACAGAGCAGATTCGCAAACTTATTGAGTCTTTGGGCAATGTGCAGAAAGTGAACCAAGTTGTCATATTGGGGCAGGTCCCACCTCATGCCCCACCACTGGAGGTGCAGCAAATACCACAAGTGGTACAGCCGGTGAATGTGCATCTCAGTCCACCACAGATAGATTATATAGGACTGAAACAGACAGACTCTAAGACAGGTGAATCTGACCCTCCAAACAACCCATATGACCCAATGGAGCAAACAATTATACTGGAACCTATTACTCCAGATGGACAGCTGGAAAATCCCTCTTTCTCAGAACTAAGTTCTCATATAGCTGTGGGTATAAATACAGAGCTAACACTCATTCCAGCTGAACAAACAGAGAGAACTGAGGCAGAGGCGATGCATCAGATCCTTCAGCAACCAGAGGTGGGTGCACTTCCTTCTAATCCTCTGGAGCAAATGGTTTGTCAAAATGAGGTAGATGATCTTAAACAAAATCTTGTCATATTAGAACTTACTCCTGCATTGATACCAACTGAGGAGCTAGAACAATCCCAAACTGTGCCACAAATCGAAATCCCTTCATCCTCTCTGGTGCCAACCACAGAACTAGAGACTCCCGAtaaggctgcagagcagactgTACTAGATGAGCAAGAAGCCAGCCTGTCAGTTCCACCACTTATGCCTACTGTTGAGTTGGAGCGAACATCTTTACAACCAGAGGAACAGGACCTTTCTTCTTGCCCAGTAGTTCAACCAGACACACTCACCCAAGCTGCAAGTGAATCGAAAATTGATTCCAACAAAGTATTTGATTCACAAATGCAGACTGTAGGTTCAGATCAATTGCATGCTGTGATAGATCCAGGCACACAAGAAGGGACACAAAAGAACGCAGAAGAAGAACCACCTGAGAAATTGCTGGTAGAAAGCAAGAACAGCCTGTCTGAATCAGAGAACCCACCTGCTAAAGAAGAGGTTCTGTCACAATTACAGTCTAAGAAGGTGGCAAAGATCTCTGAATTACCCATTAACGTAATGTCAGCCCAAGAGCTGGTGAAAGTACGGAAAAGAAAGCCAGCCagggcttttatttttcaaGGCTATATGCAAGACCTTGTTGGATCCATTTACCAAGATGACTTTGAAATTGATGCCAAACCTGCCAAGCgccaaaggacaaaaaaaactcACCTTGTTGTTAAATTTGGTCCACAaagcaaagagaagaaaaacaagaaacagaagAAGCCTTCACAGCAGCGTCAGCCAATGGAGGAAGAAGCAACAAGAAGTAAAACGCCACCAAAAAAAGTCACAGAGAAAAAAGTACCATCACAGAAGAagggaaggaaaggaaaaaaggaaaagacagtGGAAAGTGTATTACCTACTGCTGAAATAAAATCACCCTTATTGGTCCAGGTCCCACAGGTAGATCAAATCAAAgaggatacaaaaaaaaataagatgaaaAAGCAGAACAAAGTGGCCAAGGTCCAGGGGGTTGTTCCGCATATAAGTAAGCACAAAACTGTAGCATCATCTATgcttacaaagaaaaaacaggcaaaaataatgcagaaagATCAGCCCAAAAATGCAAAGGATGGGAAGGTAAAGAAAGACATGGCAAAAGGGAGAAAAGTCAAAAAGGCGGACGCATCTGGCTCAAATATAAAGCAAGACTCGCTGCTTCTACTAAAAGGTCATAAACAGCCCCAGCTGAAAGTTTACAAGCTAGACCCTTCTAAGGCATCGAGCCAAGCCTCTGAGGCTTCACCTTATGAGTCCCAGACAATATCACATCAGACTAACAATAATCTCGAGCATCCAACAAGCGAGTCCACAGGTAATATCACAGCAGAAGGtaagaaaaaaggaggaagacCGAAGAAGAACCAGAAAGCACTTTCATTGATGTCCTCGCTCCAGCTTTCCCAGCAACCACCTGAGCCTCTGCCCACCAAGCCAAAGACCACAAGGAAACGCAAAGCTTCCTCAAAAGTAGAGACTGAAGGAGTGATAACTTCTCATTCCAAGCGTGCCTTAGAGTGTAAGGACTGTGGAGAGCGATTTAGTGAAGTCTCATCCCTTCAGAAGCACAAGGCAACTGTGCATATCATAGAAAGTCCCAGTCTCACGTACACCAATGGGAATATTTTTGAAGGTGTCTCTACTTTAGACCTTTACCAGCTTTCCAAAGAGAATGAAAAAGTTGTTGGGGTGATGAATGCTGCTATAGACTGGGACACTGAGCCAGAGATGGGGGAGAATGCATTAGAAGAAAGGGAACGAAGTGTCTCGTTTCCAGCTTTGATTCCGTCCCCGTCTTTACCCATTCCTCCTCCAGATGTTGAAGTGAATCTATATGAAGATAAGagtggaagcaaaacagaagatGATAATCCATCTCATAAATCTCCAATAATTCACTCACCATCTGATCAAATAAAACATTGCAAGGCTCTTCCAGATTTCACACCTGAATCCTGTTTAAGTACCTCTACTCAGACAAAGACTTCTGAGACTGGAAAGCCTTCACCATCAGATGATGAGAGGCTAGAAGAAGGTACCCCAAGAAATCTCATCTCCAAATGTGAAGTCCAGGGTACAACAGATGAAGATATTAAGGAAGATTTCCTTCTAGAGGTAGATTTAGTCACTGTTGGGGATCAGAATGAAAAAGATGATCCAGCTTCTCATGATGACACTGTTCCTCAAAATGAATCTAATGCAAGCTGCAATTCTGAAGGTCGAAGCACTGACAAAGGACCTAACCAAGTCAGTCCTGACACAACTGAAAAAGGTCTGATTTCACAAACTGTGTCATGTTCCACTCATCAAGTGGAGataaaagaagaggaagaagaaatgctAGTTCAGAAGCAAAAGGGTGAAGGGAAGGGAGCTGTTATGAGGAATGCTGCGAGAGGTAGGAGAAGAGGAACAGGGCGTCTGAAAAGGAATATACCATCAAAGAGAGTTTCAGCTGGAGAGCCTCCCAAAGGCTCAGAGAAACAGCAGGATTATTGTCAGGTAGTTTATGAAAAACTTCTCATCACCTCAGATTCAGAAATGATTGACTGTGAGATCAGCAAAAAGACCTCACAGCCAGAGTCGAGTCCTGAATTTGAGGTCAACAAAGCAACTGCTCCCACTGCACTGTTGCCTTCCATTCCCTTGGTGTTAGAAGAATCTCCTGAATACCAAGTTGTCTTTGAGCTGGAGTCAGTAACGACTAGTGTTGGAGAAGTAATGAACGAAAGAGGGCTGCATGGAGGAGCAGAACAAGATAAGGAGACGGACCAGTCTCCAGGCCTCATACTCGAGAAGTTCCTTACCTCCAGACAGAGAGCGGCTGCTGAAAAGGATTTGATGGCAAGAGACAATCAAGAACAG CATGTGGGCTGCATCACCGAAAATGATGTACAGGTTCTTGGGAATGAGGAGATCAAAGTTGAAGAGAATAGCTCAAATCCTCCGCTGACTGTATCCACTAGTCAAAGCAGGCAGAGTCATCGTGACATAAGGACTGTTCTGGTGAAAGAGGAAAGTGGCTTCATGCTGAATGATGCTCCGGCCACACCTGGCAGCAGACACATCCAGTGGAATGTGGAGCCACTTAGTGAAAATACAGTCATTCCAT cAGTGGAGATTGGGGAGAGGACAACAGACTGTCGCATCTTGCCAGAGTTCAACACCAACCAGTGCATCTTCTATCCAgtaaaggaggaggaaaaggaggtcCTAGTAGGATCAGctgagagcagcagaaatcCAGAGGGGTCCAATAATGCAAATGAGACAGAAAGCCAAACAGCAGATTGTGATATGC ATGAAGGGAGCCATTCTGCACCAGAATATCAGGAAACAAGGGTCAAAGGTATTTTGTCAGATCctggggtcatcagtgactttgaagATCGACGag CTGTGTCAGACTCTGAGTGGCAGCATCCGTCAGATCTCCGTGACTTTCTCCTCCAGAGTTCTGATGAAGAGGACACGGCTGGTTTTGAATTGTCTGATCCTCAGCTTGACTCAGAAACAGAAGTAATGGCCTATTTCTACAAGAACTCAACCGTCAGCCCACAACAGCCAGCTCACACATCACAAAG TTTGCCAATGTCAGTGATCCAGCCTAACACGCCAAGAGATGACAACAGAACCAGAGAGCCCATTGATTACTTCTCTAAGTATTTTGGTTGGGATACCTGGGTAGAAATTGCCAACTGTACAAATAAACTATCCAACATGCCTAATGCTGTCACAGCTAGGGAGGTGGCACGCTTTGTTGGGATCCACATTGCAATGGGAACTTTGAAG tttcccAGTGTGAAGCTCTATTGGGAAGACTTGACTAAGGTGCCCTTGATCGCTGAAGCCATGCCACTGTCCCGTTTCCTTGAGCTGTCTCGCATGTTGAAGCTGACTTCCACAAAGTATCCAGCAAACACAAATGCCCATGAAGGAACTTGTGATAGTGACCAATCTGGTGACAAGGCAAATGGCTCAAACAGTTCACAAAAACAGACCGACCCCCTGTGGAAAGTTCAGCCATTATTGTGCCGTTTCAAAGCAGGGTGCCTGTCGTTAAGACGAGAGGGTGATTATGCAGTTGACCAATATCCAATTCCTCTCACTGGAAAGGTGCACAATGCCAAGCCGTCTCTCTACAGCACTGCATTAATTGGATTTGGTGGTTTACTCTTACATGTCGATTTTAAGGTTGATCTCTCAGACAAAGAAGATGCTGTAGAAAAAATGGTCCCCAAAGGTAGCATGGTATTCCTTTGCAAACAGGAACTCTCCACTCCTGTTATGCTAGAACGCCTTTTAGGTGCTGGTGTTCATGGAGCAGGAAGAGTAGGAGGAGCTCGAGGACAGATTGGGGATGAGTTTGTGAGCTCAGATGGGAAACTGATGCTACGCAGATCACACTGTGGCTTCATACTTTCTACTGCAGGAAATGGCCAGAAGAGTGCAGCCTCTCTCATTGAAAACTTTGAGAAAGCCCAGATGTCGGCCCGTCTCAATAGAGATTTGAAAAATCTTTATTCTATTCCCCTCACTGCCTCTGCACCTAGCTGCTGGCCCCAAGCGGTGCTTTGGCATCTCACGGATCTGGCTTTGGTGAACTCCTGGCTCCTATATCGACAGGATTTCAGAGCAGCCACAGCACCTTTGACTCTCATGGCCTTCAGATTGGAAGTGTCCAAAGCTTTGATCTTCTCCAGTAGCTCCGAAACTCAAGACTCAGTTCCTCCCCAACCACCTGCAGAGGAGGCTCACACAACAAATGAAACTCGAAGTCCCATCCTAGTGGAGGAGAGTCCTCTGCCAGATGCAGCCACACGGTACGATGGTTCAGGTCACTGGCCGGAACAACTTGGAGAGGGCGAAGGGGGCAGGTGTCGTTTTGGGGACTGCCAGAGGACATCACGAGTGTTATGCCTTAAGTGCTGTGTCTTTCTTTGTATCTCACGTAACCACAACTGCTTTTTGAATTTCCATAATCAGGGAAGTTTGGAAAAAGAGTAG